One Triticum dicoccoides isolate Atlit2015 ecotype Zavitan chromosome 5B, WEW_v2.0, whole genome shotgun sequence genomic window carries:
- the LOC119312068 gene encoding uncharacterized protein LOC119312068, translating into MPISSLCPAHGSRCGAPLRPDLTWERPDPCVSASLRAPPWSTVFSSAGAALSRRRPMPWLPPSRTTCHGRLPASPASGPLHDQIRSSAPRSARHDGPLSSRAPAPCAAAAVPCHGRLPPERRAMAASLPLPQVGLCAPGLAD; encoded by the exons ATGCCGATCTCCAGCCTTTGTCCG GCCCATGGATCCCGATGTGGAGCTCCACTGCGGCCCGATCTGACGTGGGAGCGGCCAGATCCGTGCGTCTCCGCCTCGCTCCGCGCGCCTCCATGGTCCACCGTCTTCTCGAGCGCCGGTGCCGCGCTCAGCCGCCGCCGTCCCATGCCATGGTTGCCTCCCTCCAGAACGACCTGCCATGGCCGCCTCCCTGCCTCTCCCGCAAGTGGGCCTCTGCACGACCAGATCCGTTCCTCTGCGCCTCGCTCCGCGCGCCATGATGGTCCTCTGTCTTCCCGAGCGCCGGCGCCGTGCGCAGCCGCCGCCGTCCCATGCCATGGTCGCCTTCCTCCAGAACGCCGTGCCATGGCCGCCTCCCTGCCTCTCCCGCAAGTGGGCCTCTGCGCCCCCGGCCTAGCAGATTAA